In Desulfosediminicola ganghwensis, a single window of DNA contains:
- the thrC gene encoding threonine synthase, producing MQYISTRGKVSNIPFTQAVLMGLAEDGGLLLPRTIPRIGSETLTAWQELSYSELAYEVMSRFIDDIPASDLRNLINASYESFSHDEVTPLVHCGDLHILELFHGPTLAFKDVALQFLGNLFEYLLEKDDSFLNILGATSGDTGSAAIYGVRGKERINIFILHPHRRVSEVQEKQMTTVLDDNVFNIAIKGSFDDGQAIVKSIFGDVEFKNRYHLGAINSINWARVLAQVVYYVWSCLHVNSHEKLASVDFSVPTGNFGDIFAGYIAKRMLPEGTIRRLILATNSNDILSRFVSAGDYSLSDVVQTSSPSMDIQSASNFERYLYYLMDSEPERTRELMEEFATSGKIDLNAYQDQIRRDFGTYAVNEDQVVETIRSFYQEFNYVLDPHTAIGVKAAQEHRSTGIPIVCLATAHPAKFGDVVHTAIGRDPDIPESIAGLADREARCELMDADKAGIAEYLKNHARHG from the coding sequence ATGCAATACATCAGTACACGTGGCAAAGTAAGTAATATTCCCTTTACTCAAGCAGTCCTCATGGGACTTGCAGAAGATGGCGGACTGCTGCTGCCGAGAACGATCCCGAGAATCGGCAGTGAGACACTTACGGCCTGGCAGGAGCTAAGCTACAGTGAGCTCGCTTATGAGGTGATGTCGCGCTTCATTGATGACATTCCTGCGAGCGACCTGCGTAACCTCATCAATGCCTCCTATGAAAGCTTCAGCCACGACGAGGTAACTCCACTCGTTCATTGCGGCGATTTGCATATCCTTGAGCTCTTTCATGGTCCGACCCTGGCCTTCAAGGATGTGGCGCTGCAGTTTCTTGGCAATCTATTCGAATATCTACTTGAAAAAGATGACTCTTTCCTGAACATTCTCGGAGCCACTTCAGGAGATACTGGCAGCGCTGCCATCTATGGTGTGCGAGGCAAGGAACGGATTAACATTTTCATTCTGCATCCGCACCGGCGCGTAAGCGAAGTGCAGGAAAAGCAGATGACCACCGTGCTCGATGACAATGTCTTCAACATCGCGATCAAGGGTTCTTTTGATGATGGCCAGGCCATCGTTAAGTCCATTTTCGGAGATGTAGAATTCAAGAACAGATATCACCTGGGGGCCATTAACTCCATCAACTGGGCCAGGGTGCTCGCCCAGGTTGTTTATTATGTCTGGAGCTGCCTGCACGTCAACTCGCACGAAAAGCTGGCTTCCGTTGATTTTTCCGTGCCAACTGGCAACTTCGGTGACATTTTCGCAGGATATATTGCCAAACGCATGCTTCCGGAAGGAACTATACGACGCCTTATCCTTGCAACCAACTCCAATGATATTCTCAGCCGTTTCGTAAGTGCGGGAGATTACTCACTCAGTGATGTTGTGCAGACCTCCAGCCCTTCCATGGACATTCAGTCTGCATCCAACTTCGAGCGTTACCTCTATTACCTTATGGATAGCGAACCCGAACGTACCAGGGAACTCATGGAAGAATTTGCGACAAGCGGGAAAATTGACCTGAATGCCTATCAGGACCAGATTCGTCGTGACTTCGGCACGTATGCTGTCAATGAAGATCAGGTGGTAGAAACCATTAGATCTTTTTACCAGGAATTCAATTACGTCCTCGACCCGCATACCGCAATTGGAGTTAAAGCCGCCCAGGAACACCGGAGTACTGGAATCCCGATTGTTTGCCTGGCCACTGCCCATCCGGCAAAGTTTGGTGATGTTGTTCACACCGCCATCGGCCGTGACCCTGATATCCCCGAATCAATTGCAGGGCTCGCCGATCGGGAAGCCCGTTGCGAATTGATGGATGCAGACAAAGCAGGTATTGCGGAATACCTGAAAAACCACGCTCGCCATGGCTGA
- the nusA gene encoding transcription termination factor NusA, whose protein sequence is MVSELKRIIDQISRDRGFDKQLLVEAIEEAVQSAARKKLGSRRDIEVRYNDEYGEVEVFQFRSVVEVAEDEQTEISYEEAISLDPDVQMGDELGEKMQNITDLGRIAAQSAKQVIIHKMKDAEREVIYDMFKDRQGEVVSGIVQRFERGNMIINLGRTDAILPKDQQIPKRSFKQGDRIRAYLTEVRQTARDSQLVLSRTNDEFLAKLFQMEVPEISEGIVRIMGVSREPGFRAKIAVSSSESDVDPVGACVGMKGSRVQNVVQELQGERIDIVTWSPDPAKYVYNALAPAHVSMVRVDEDNNSMLVVVPNDQLSLAIGRQGQNVRLASRLLGWRIDVKSEQRWNNLQDAGYQTILALDGVDESLADQLFGKGVRSVADLAQKSVEDLLVIRSLGNESAAALIDAAKVAAAAMPELSESDQEAEEETSVEEEVASEVVGTLDEDVTDEEREEAREAEESGDAEGGDEVSEEKPEA, encoded by the coding sequence ATGGTATCGGAGCTTAAACGCATAATCGATCAGATCAGCAGAGATCGCGGATTCGACAAGCAGTTGCTGGTTGAGGCCATTGAGGAGGCGGTACAGTCAGCTGCGCGTAAAAAGCTTGGCAGCCGGCGGGATATTGAGGTTCGCTACAACGACGAATACGGCGAGGTAGAGGTCTTTCAGTTCCGAAGTGTCGTCGAAGTGGCTGAAGATGAACAGACTGAAATTTCATATGAAGAAGCTATAAGCCTGGACCCTGATGTACAGATGGGTGATGAGCTTGGCGAAAAGATGCAAAATATTACCGATCTCGGTCGTATTGCTGCACAGTCAGCCAAGCAGGTAATCATCCATAAGATGAAAGATGCTGAGCGTGAAGTGATTTACGACATGTTCAAGGATCGGCAGGGTGAGGTTGTAAGCGGTATTGTGCAGCGCTTTGAGCGTGGCAATATGATCATCAATCTGGGTCGTACCGATGCTATTTTGCCGAAGGATCAGCAGATTCCCAAGCGTTCCTTCAAGCAAGGTGACCGTATCCGCGCCTATCTTACTGAGGTGCGTCAGACCGCACGTGATTCACAGCTGGTTCTCTCCAGGACAAATGATGAGTTCCTGGCTAAGTTGTTCCAGATGGAAGTGCCGGAGATCTCTGAGGGCATCGTACGTATCATGGGCGTAAGTCGTGAACCAGGCTTTCGTGCCAAGATTGCAGTGAGTTCCTCAGAGAGTGACGTTGATCCGGTAGGTGCTTGTGTCGGAATGAAGGGTTCAAGGGTGCAGAACGTTGTCCAGGAACTTCAGGGTGAGCGGATTGATATTGTTACCTGGTCCCCGGATCCGGCTAAATATGTTTACAATGCGCTTGCTCCAGCTCATGTAAGCATGGTTCGGGTTGATGAGGACAATAACTCTATGCTGGTGGTTGTACCAAACGATCAGCTCTCTCTGGCAATTGGCAGGCAAGGACAGAATGTACGACTTGCGTCCCGGCTATTGGGCTGGAGAATTGATGTGAAGAGCGAGCAGCGCTGGAATAATCTCCAGGATGCCGGTTATCAGACAATTCTGGCTCTTGACGGAGTTGATGAGTCGCTTGCTGATCAACTTTTCGGCAAAGGTGTCCGCTCTGTTGCTGATCTTGCCCAAAAGAGTGTCGAAGATCTTCTGGTGATTCGTTCTCTCGGCAATGAGTCTGCAGCTGCATTGATTGATGCCGCTAAGGTTGCAGCGGCGGCCATGCCTGAGCTCTCTGAGAGTGATCAGGAGGCTGAGGAAGAGACATCGGTAGAGGAAGAGGTTGCCAGCGAAGTGGTAGGAACCCTTGATGAAGACGTTACCGATGAGGAACGTGAGGAAGCTCGGGAAGCTGAAGAATCTGGCGACGCAGAGGGTGGGGACGAAGTCTCCGAGGAGAAGCCTGAAGCGTAA
- the rbfA gene encoding 30S ribosome-binding factor RbfA, with amino-acid sequence MNIWDPKETLDSIGLGRQEKKRPARVADVIRNELAVLMLSKVRDPKLGEVNISRVEVTDDLKIARVFFTLLSGKKRAKGAEKSLQNARGFMRSHLAKTLNLKHTPDLQFRYDDNADKVAHVESLFQEIENERKDRSEDS; translated from the coding sequence GTGAATATCTGGGATCCGAAAGAAACGCTTGACTCCATCGGCCTTGGCCGACAGGAGAAGAAGCGGCCCGCCCGTGTGGCCGATGTAATTCGTAACGAACTGGCAGTGCTTATGCTCAGCAAGGTCCGTGACCCGAAACTTGGAGAGGTTAATATCTCCAGAGTGGAGGTTACGGACGACCTGAAAATAGCCCGCGTCTTTTTTACCCTGTTAAGTGGTAAAAAACGGGCTAAAGGGGCAGAGAAGTCGTTGCAGAACGCAAGAGGTTTTATGCGCAGTCATCTGGCTAAAACCCTGAACCTGAAACATACACCTGATCTGCAATTCAGGTATGACGACAATGCCGACAAGGTGGCTCATGTTGAATCACTTTTTCAGGAAATAGAGAATGAGCGAAAAGACCGCAGCGAAGATTCCTGA
- a CDS encoding YlxR family protein → MRNVRKLGKLKNLATQRVGTKSPRRSLKRKNRCCVAEPVRTCVACGRKDIKSNLQRFVWRGDSPIIDETGRETGRGAYCCKVERCLQRFVKQNKKWKRVFRL, encoded by the coding sequence ATGAGGAACGTGAGGAAGCTCGGGAAGCTGAAGAATCTGGCGACGCAGAGGGTGGGGACGAAGTCTCCGAGGAGAAGCCTGAAGCGTAAGAATAGGTGTTGTGTGGCGGAACCGGTACGAACTTGTGTGGCTTGTGGCCGCAAAGATATAAAAAGCAACCTTCAGCGTTTTGTCTGGCGAGGTGACTCGCCGATAATTGATGAAACTGGTCGGGAAACCGGTCGGGGTGCATACTGTTGCAAGGTTGAACGTTGTCTGCAGAGGTTCGTAAAGCAGAATAAAAAATGGAAAAGAGTATTTCGCCTTTGA
- the infB gene encoding translation initiation factor IF-2: protein MSKVRVYELAKEAGMSGKALADKLIEAGYDIKSHSSSVDEETAAKIRTTVLKDSDTKMVEKRISGDQGSTVIRRRSTVIRRKAKPQDESVETASMDDVAPESTAESVDAEATVADAVAESSVPEKEIEAKEPEQGASEAEIDAEPAKKQPVTPRAENVAKVISRPVPPKPAKVEKSRSPEPKPEPKSEPAISKPEKSVVSEELKQEKEAVDQPEKLVRKENTEKVVVQEPVVEEKQPAAPSKQDQPLKKVEADKPARQEKPKAKPAAQPQRRGMAKIVGTIELPKEPESSHPSRPRKRPTKPAPSRRPARPDQPAAPSTPAQPVADDARGKKRGKKGAVVKEDDRNRRPAKGGKKGGKNVKFTHFGNDYSRSQGKRGKKGRGQKERVVQPVAEMKASKRRIVVYDTITVSELAARMRIKASEVIAKLMGLGVMATINQAVDVDTAMLIAADFGYEVEQGITEEIGIQMLDESQEGGELVSRSPVVTVMGHVDHGKTSILDAIRKTDVAEGEAGGITQHIGAYHVRSSAGDVTFVDTPGHAAFTEMRSRGAQVTDLVILVVAADDGVMDQTREAINHAQAADVPILVAVNKIDKDNADPDRVKRELADYDLIPEEWGGQTIFCETSAKNNIGIDELMESIQLMAEILELKADKQRKAKGRVIEAKLDKGRGAVATVLVQEGTLNNGDNFVVGMHAGKVRAMFDDRGRTIKTAGPSIPVEVQGLSGVPQAGDEFVVVTDEKMAKNVSQVRAMKAREAELGANSKISLDKLFEKMSEGEVQELRVILRSDVQGTLEAFAKAAEELSTKDIKVRVLHEGTGTITESDILLASASEAIIIGFNVRPTVKVKELATKENVDIRSYDVIYHALDDIRKAMVGMLEPTYKEDVIGLAEVRETFSVPKIGVIAGCSVSDGKIQRNAGVRVLREGVVVYTGKIGSLRRFKDDVKEVATGYECGIGVENFNDIKVGDHLEAFVMLEVEATLD, encoded by the coding sequence ATGAGCAAGGTTAGGGTTTACGAACTGGCCAAGGAAGCCGGTATGAGTGGTAAGGCTTTGGCAGATAAACTCATAGAAGCTGGCTACGACATTAAGAGCCACAGTTCATCAGTCGATGAGGAAACAGCTGCCAAAATCCGTACTACGGTATTGAAAGACTCAGATACCAAAATGGTTGAAAAGCGGATCAGCGGTGATCAGGGGTCGACTGTTATTCGCCGCCGATCAACCGTAATCCGTCGTAAGGCGAAGCCACAGGACGAGTCTGTAGAAACAGCGTCGATGGATGATGTGGCGCCAGAATCGACTGCTGAAAGTGTTGATGCGGAAGCTACGGTAGCGGATGCGGTTGCAGAGTCTTCTGTGCCAGAAAAAGAAATTGAGGCAAAAGAGCCGGAGCAAGGTGCTAGTGAGGCGGAGATTGATGCTGAACCTGCGAAGAAACAGCCCGTCACTCCCCGGGCCGAGAACGTCGCCAAGGTTATCAGTCGTCCTGTACCTCCCAAGCCTGCTAAAGTTGAAAAGAGTCGTTCTCCGGAGCCAAAACCGGAGCCTAAGTCTGAACCGGCAATTTCCAAACCGGAAAAAAGTGTCGTCAGTGAAGAATTAAAGCAAGAAAAAGAAGCTGTTGACCAGCCGGAAAAATTGGTGAGAAAAGAAAATACTGAAAAAGTTGTGGTGCAGGAACCTGTTGTAGAAGAAAAGCAGCCTGCCGCGCCCTCAAAACAGGACCAGCCTTTAAAGAAGGTAGAAGCAGATAAGCCTGCCAGGCAGGAAAAGCCAAAGGCAAAACCTGCTGCCCAGCCGCAGCGCCGTGGAATGGCCAAAATTGTTGGTACTATTGAGTTGCCAAAAGAGCCGGAGAGTAGTCATCCATCACGACCTCGTAAGAGGCCAACAAAACCTGCACCGAGTCGCAGACCAGCGCGTCCGGATCAGCCAGCTGCTCCAAGTACCCCTGCTCAACCAGTTGCAGATGATGCACGTGGTAAAAAACGTGGTAAGAAAGGCGCCGTTGTCAAAGAAGATGATCGTAATCGCAGACCGGCTAAAGGCGGAAAAAAAGGTGGCAAGAACGTAAAATTTACCCACTTTGGCAATGACTATAGCCGCAGCCAAGGTAAACGTGGGAAAAAAGGCAGAGGGCAGAAAGAGCGTGTAGTTCAGCCTGTAGCCGAGATGAAGGCCAGTAAACGCCGTATCGTAGTTTACGATACCATCACAGTAAGCGAGCTTGCTGCCCGCATGCGCATCAAGGCCAGTGAGGTAATTGCCAAACTGATGGGCCTCGGTGTCATGGCGACTATCAACCAGGCTGTTGATGTGGATACCGCTATGCTGATTGCCGCTGACTTCGGTTATGAAGTCGAGCAGGGAATTACCGAAGAGATCGGTATCCAGATGCTTGATGAGTCCCAGGAGGGCGGAGAACTTGTGTCACGCTCACCTGTCGTTACAGTTATGGGGCACGTTGACCACGGTAAAACATCTATTCTCGATGCCATTCGAAAAACTGATGTGGCTGAGGGTGAGGCTGGTGGTATTACCCAGCATATTGGTGCATACCATGTTCGCTCAAGCGCTGGTGACGTTACTTTTGTAGATACCCCAGGCCATGCCGCCTTTACCGAGATGCGTTCCCGTGGTGCCCAGGTAACTGACCTCGTTATTCTGGTTGTTGCCGCTGATGATGGTGTGATGGATCAGACCCGTGAGGCAATCAATCATGCCCAGGCTGCTGATGTTCCCATTCTTGTTGCGGTCAATAAGATCGATAAAGACAATGCCGATCCGGATCGTGTTAAGCGTGAACTTGCTGATTATGACCTGATTCCTGAAGAGTGGGGTGGTCAGACAATCTTCTGTGAGACTTCTGCCAAAAACAATATCGGCATCGATGAGCTTATGGAGTCCATCCAGCTCATGGCTGAAATACTTGAGCTCAAGGCTGACAAACAGAGAAAAGCCAAAGGTCGCGTAATTGAGGCTAAGCTTGACAAAGGTCGTGGTGCGGTGGCAACCGTACTCGTCCAGGAAGGTACCTTAAACAATGGCGACAACTTTGTCGTGGGCATGCATGCCGGTAAAGTTCGGGCAATGTTCGACGACCGCGGACGTACCATCAAGACAGCTGGTCCTTCTATTCCTGTAGAGGTTCAAGGTCTTTCAGGTGTACCGCAGGCAGGTGACGAATTCGTCGTTGTTACCGATGAGAAGATGGCTAAGAACGTCAGCCAGGTTCGTGCGATGAAGGCACGTGAAGCTGAGCTTGGAGCCAACAGCAAGATTTCCCTCGACAAGCTCTTTGAGAAGATGAGCGAAGGAGAGGTGCAGGAACTGCGGGTTATTCTCCGTTCTGATGTGCAGGGTACTCTTGAGGCCTTCGCCAAGGCAGCAGAAGAACTTTCCACCAAGGATATTAAAGTTCGCGTGCTGCACGAAGGTACCGGTACCATCACCGAATCCGATATCCTGCTGGCATCTGCTTCTGAAGCAATTATCATCGGCTTTAACGTTCGTCCGACCGTTAAAGTAAAGGAACTTGCCACCAAGGAAAATGTCGATATCCGGTCTTACGACGTAATCTATCATGCGCTGGACGATATCCGTAAAGCGATGGTGGGTATGCTGGAGCCGACTTACAAGGAAGACGTTATTGGTCTTGCTGAGGTTCGTGAAACATTCAGTGTACCGAAAATCGGAGTTATCGCAGGTTGTAGTGTCTCCGATGGCAAGATTCAGAGGAATGCCGGTGTTCGCGTCCTCAGGGAAGGTGTGGTTGTTTACACTGGCAAAATCGGTTCTCTCAGGCGCTTCAAAGACGATGTTAAAGAGGTCGCTACCGGTTATGAATGTGGTATCGGCGTAGAGAACTTTAATGATATCAAGGTAGGTGATCATCTCGAAGCGTTTGTAATGCTCGAGGTGGAAGCGACCCTGGACTAG
- a CDS encoding DHH family phosphoesterase: MSEKTAAKIPEKITEAIRQAESITLLTHIHPDGDALGSILSFADILEAMGKRVMVFLEEPVSELFSFLPGTERANNDIDTVITEARAAGDGHITVALDSGDDRRLGVHMEDLLKLRPFLVIDHHKSHKDYGEFRWVEPGASSTGEMIYELALALDAEISYEAAVNLYVAICTDTGSFRYESTKPRTFRVVAELLERGVKPHEISQNLYDNVSLPRIKLLQQVLSTLAVYDGGQLAFVHVTQEMLEKSGATSHDVEGFINYPRSLGTAKVAVFVKEGTEGTVSVSLRAKGECDVADVAADFGGGGHRNAAGFRFQDKTVDEVHSLVLQKLRLRLKDQAE; the protein is encoded by the coding sequence ATGAGCGAAAAGACCGCAGCGAAGATTCCTGAAAAAATAACTGAAGCAATCAGGCAGGCTGAGAGTATTACCCTGTTAACCCATATCCATCCTGATGGTGATGCGCTTGGCTCTATTTTGTCATTCGCCGACATTCTGGAGGCGATGGGTAAACGGGTAATGGTATTTCTCGAAGAGCCTGTTTCCGAACTGTTCAGTTTCCTGCCCGGCACAGAGCGTGCCAATAACGATATAGATACGGTCATCACCGAGGCAAGAGCCGCAGGTGATGGCCACATCACCGTTGCACTTGATTCAGGTGATGACCGACGGCTTGGCGTTCACATGGAAGACCTGTTGAAACTCAGGCCGTTTCTCGTTATCGATCATCATAAATCACATAAGGATTATGGCGAGTTTCGCTGGGTTGAACCGGGTGCGTCTTCAACCGGCGAGATGATTTATGAACTCGCTTTGGCTCTCGATGCCGAAATATCTTATGAGGCTGCTGTAAATCTCTACGTGGCGATTTGTACCGATACCGGCTCTTTTCGTTATGAGTCGACAAAACCTCGCACATTCCGCGTCGTTGCCGAACTTTTGGAAAGAGGCGTCAAGCCGCATGAGATTTCCCAGAATCTCTACGACAATGTCAGTCTGCCGAGAATTAAGTTGCTCCAACAGGTGTTAAGTACCCTTGCGGTTTATGATGGCGGTCAGTTGGCCTTTGTCCACGTTACTCAGGAGATGCTGGAGAAAAGTGGCGCAACCTCTCACGATGTAGAGGGTTTTATTAATTACCCTCGCTCCCTTGGCACAGCTAAAGTTGCGGTATTTGTGAAAGAAGGAACCGAGGGTACAGTTTCTGTCAGCCTCAGAGCAAAAGGCGAGTGTGATGTGGCAGATGTTGCAGCAGACTTCGGTGGGGGCGGCCATAGAAATGCCGCAGGGTTCCGTTTTCAGGACAAAACCGTGGATGAAGTTCACTCGCTGGTGCTGCAGAAATTACGCTTGCGTTTAAAAGATCAAGCGGAATAG
- the rsfS gene encoding ribosome silencing factor: MRKLKKEYRDKSGLELAKTCAQVALDTKAEDVVILDVQGKASFTDFFVIMNGRSTRHVQGLAEAIEGEMRSKRVKTSRAEGLQDGMWVLLDFGDVVVHIFYYDQREFYDLEGLWHDAPRINVEDQ; this comes from the coding sequence ATGAGAAAACTAAAAAAAGAATACCGCGATAAAAGCGGGTTGGAACTGGCCAAAACATGTGCCCAGGTTGCCCTGGATACCAAGGCTGAAGATGTTGTAATTCTGGACGTACAAGGTAAAGCGTCTTTTACTGACTTTTTTGTAATCATGAACGGCCGTTCGACCCGTCATGTCCAGGGACTCGCCGAGGCTATTGAAGGTGAGATGCGCTCAAAACGTGTTAAAACCTCAAGGGCAGAAGGCCTTCAGGACGGAATGTGGGTTCTTCTTGATTTTGGGGATGTCGTTGTTCACATTTTTTATTATGATCAGCGTGAGTTCTATGATCTGGAAGGGTTGTGGCATGACGCCCCCCGAATCAACGTCGAAGACCAGTAA
- the rimP gene encoding ribosome maturation factor RimP, which translates to MSDFIIEKIEDFAATLLPSMGLELVDVQFRREGHGWVLRILIDSEEGITVDHCADVSREMSDFLDVEDLIDYPYNLEVSSPGIERPLKSLADYQRFAGKKARIKLREAVGDQKVFVGVIQQSNDEHVELQLEDESTVQLPFELIRKARLSL; encoded by the coding sequence ATGAGCGACTTTATAATTGAAAAAATTGAAGATTTTGCAGCAACTTTGCTGCCCTCCATGGGGCTTGAACTGGTTGATGTTCAGTTCCGAAGAGAAGGGCACGGCTGGGTTTTGCGGATTCTTATTGATAGTGAAGAGGGAATAACTGTTGATCATTGCGCTGATGTCAGTCGTGAAATGAGTGATTTCCTCGACGTGGAAGATCTGATTGATTATCCATATAATTTAGAGGTCTCCTCTCCAGGTATTGAGAGGCCTTTGAAGTCTCTTGCCGATTACCAGCGGTTTGCCGGCAAAAAAGCGCGCATCAAGCTGCGGGAAGCTGTTGGCGATCAGAAAGTGTTTGTGGGAGTTATTCAGCAGTCAAATGATGAGCACGTAGAATTGCAGCTGGAAGACGAAAGTACCGTGCAGCTGCCTTTTGAACTTATCAGGAAAGCCCGTCTGTCACTGTAG
- a CDS encoding DNA topoisomerase III → MTAKTLIIAEKPSVAGDLVKVLPGKFKKTKTHFESDDYIVSYAIGHLVSICYPEEINPDYQKWGMENLPILPESFPLKGLDGTKSQLNALQKLIRRKDVVEIINACDAGREGELIFKYIINYVWNNSVARKSFKRLWLQSMTTDAIKKGFDNLRQNEEMVPLEDTALCRSESDWLIGINATRALTGFNSRKGGFFLTPCGRVQTPTLSLIVKREQVRLGFEPVPYSTLTATFAADGQEYLGKWIDTGFRKDPANSYAKADRIWEPEKALAIVDKCTGKPAEVTETSKESTQRSPQLYDLTSLQREANSRFGFSAKNTLGLAQALYERHKVLTYPRTDSRNLPEDYVKTATETVKKQKGWQYGKFADEALEKGYIKKDKRIFDNKKITDHHAIMPTSLLPKELSEPELKIYQMVVQRFLAVFFPAAVYMNTRRTSIVEKETFITEGKILLNAGWKAIYGGGQSGENEKLLAPLAPDAKVNCDSIEKEDKETTPPPRYTEATLLSAMEKSDKFIDDEELADAMKERGLGTPATRAAIIEKLIKEKYIVREGKDLTPTGKAFELLSLLEAMKIEVLASPEMTGEWEYKLNQILKGQLTREKFMKEIRDLTRHIIDQIKNFEATEVRQEAPFSPVDGVKFFGSPTAWISEDEKITIRKILGGRVMSDDEIVRLIKGETLGPYSDFRSKRGKPFTASVRYNKKIEFIFADSTDDIDIEEIKKSTPLGQSPIDGSPVYETPAGYMSASALDGDKDKGLKIGKIILSKEISSANIKQLLTDGKTELIKGFISKKRKPFDAYLLLGKNGKISFEFPPRKQRKTA, encoded by the coding sequence ATGACAGCAAAAACTCTCATAATTGCCGAGAAACCAAGTGTCGCCGGAGATCTCGTCAAGGTACTGCCAGGCAAATTCAAAAAGACGAAAACTCACTTTGAAAGCGATGATTATATAGTTTCGTATGCCATAGGCCACCTGGTATCCATCTGCTACCCGGAAGAAATCAACCCGGATTACCAGAAATGGGGAATGGAAAACCTGCCAATTCTCCCCGAATCATTTCCCCTCAAGGGCCTGGACGGAACAAAATCCCAATTAAATGCCTTGCAGAAGCTGATCCGCAGAAAAGACGTTGTTGAGATAATCAACGCCTGTGATGCCGGTCGCGAAGGTGAATTGATTTTTAAATACATAATCAATTACGTCTGGAACAACTCCGTAGCCAGAAAATCTTTCAAGCGTCTATGGCTGCAATCGATGACCACAGATGCAATAAAGAAAGGTTTTGACAATCTGCGGCAGAATGAAGAGATGGTACCGCTTGAGGACACCGCTCTCTGTCGCTCAGAATCTGACTGGCTGATAGGCATCAATGCAACCAGAGCCCTTACCGGCTTCAATTCAAGGAAAGGTGGTTTTTTCCTTACTCCCTGCGGGCGAGTGCAGACCCCGACCCTTTCACTCATAGTAAAACGTGAGCAAGTCCGCCTGGGGTTTGAGCCGGTTCCCTACTCTACCCTGACTGCAACCTTTGCAGCTGATGGGCAGGAGTATCTCGGGAAATGGATAGATACTGGTTTTAGAAAAGACCCGGCCAACTCCTACGCTAAAGCCGACCGGATCTGGGAACCTGAGAAAGCGCTGGCAATCGTAGACAAATGTACAGGCAAGCCCGCCGAGGTTACCGAAACCAGCAAGGAGTCAACCCAGCGTTCACCACAACTTTACGACCTCACCTCACTCCAGCGTGAGGCGAACTCCCGTTTCGGTTTTTCTGCCAAAAATACTCTTGGCCTGGCCCAGGCCTTGTATGAGCGTCACAAGGTGCTCACTTATCCGAGAACTGACAGCCGGAACCTGCCTGAAGACTATGTAAAAACCGCCACCGAAACTGTTAAAAAGCAAAAAGGCTGGCAATATGGTAAATTTGCAGATGAGGCGCTTGAAAAGGGCTACATCAAAAAAGACAAACGCATATTCGACAATAAGAAAATTACCGATCACCATGCGATTATGCCCACCAGCCTGTTGCCCAAGGAACTTTCTGAACCAGAGCTGAAAATTTACCAGATGGTTGTTCAGCGCTTTCTGGCAGTTTTTTTCCCGGCAGCTGTATATATGAACACCAGGCGGACCTCCATCGTTGAAAAGGAGACCTTCATCACCGAGGGCAAGATTCTTCTGAACGCAGGCTGGAAAGCCATTTACGGCGGAGGTCAGTCTGGTGAGAACGAAAAGCTGCTGGCCCCCTTGGCTCCAGACGCCAAGGTCAATTGTGACTCCATCGAAAAAGAAGACAAGGAGACGACCCCGCCACCGCGATATACAGAAGCCACACTCCTGTCGGCGATGGAAAAATCCGATAAATTCATTGATGACGAAGAACTCGCCGATGCCATGAAAGAGCGTGGGCTTGGCACACCTGCCACCCGTGCGGCGATCATAGAGAAACTCATCAAGGAAAAGTATATTGTTCGTGAGGGCAAGGACCTCACTCCCACCGGCAAAGCCTTTGAGCTGTTATCCCTGCTGGAAGCCATGAAAATTGAGGTGCTCGCCTCTCCGGAAATGACTGGTGAATGGGAATATAAGCTTAACCAGATCCTGAAAGGGCAGCTTACCCGCGAAAAGTTCATGAAGGAGATCCGGGATCTCACCAGGCATATCATTGACCAGATAAAAAACTTTGAAGCCACAGAGGTTCGTCAGGAAGCACCCTTCAGCCCGGTTGACGGAGTCAAGTTTTTCGGTTCTCCTACAGCCTGGATCTCAGAAGACGAAAAGATCACCATCCGCAAGATCCTCGGTGGGCGGGTAATGAGTGACGATGAGATAGTTCGCCTCATCAAAGGCGAGACACTCGGACCATACAGCGATTTCCGTTCAAAACGCGGCAAACCTTTCACCGCTTCGGTTCGTTACAACAAAAAAATTGAATTCATCTTTGCTGATTCCACTGATGATATAGATATTGAGGAAATCAAAAAATCAACACCGCTTGGACAATCGCCAATTGACGGAAGCCCCGTTTACGAAACACCTGCGGGCTATATGTCAGCTTCCGCTTTAGATGGTGACAAAGACAAGGGACTGAAAATCGGAAAAATCATTCTTTCAAAAGAAATATCGTCCGCAAATATCAAGCAACTCTTGACTGATGGCAAAACAGAGTTGATAAAAGGCTTTATATCTAAAAAGAGAAAACCTTTTGACGCGTATCTGCTGCTCGGGAAAAACGGCAAGATCAGTTTTGAGTTTCCACCGCGCAAGCAGCGTAAAACAGCATAA